The following proteins come from a genomic window of Miscanthus floridulus cultivar M001 chromosome 2, ASM1932011v1, whole genome shotgun sequence:
- the LOC136520243 gene encoding potassium transporter 27-like, producing MAAQQAADSRGSREEIIIVDLESDEAAVDDDVPATMQRQDSLYMAATRAAGANHHGQDGWGTTLRLAFQCVGILYGDIGTSPLFVYSSTFRDGVGHPDDLLGALSLIIYSFLLFTVIKYVYIALRANDDGDGGTFALYTLISRHAKVSLIPNQQVEDELVSKYNRDKPPATLRRAEWMKELLETNKTVKISLFLITMLATAMVISDAILTPAISVLSAVGGLKEKASFLTTDEIVWITVGILVVLFAIQRFGTDKVGYLFAPIILLWLLLIAGVGLYNLIKYDTGALRAFNMKYIIDYFRRNKKKGWVSLGGILLCFTGTEALFADLGYFSIKSIQLSFGFGLVPSVLLAYIGQAAYLRVHPEDVANTFYRSTPISLFWPTFILALAASIIGSQAMISCAFATISHSQTLGCFPRVKILHTSRQYSGQLYIPEVNYLLCLGACLVTIGFRTTVIIGEAHGICVVLVMIVTTLLLTIVMLLVWKISIWWIVAFFVVFMSSESIYLSAILYRFAHGAYVPVAMSAFLMVVMIVWHYVHVKKYNFELEHSVPRDKVKELLECCDIQRVPGIGLFYTELVQGIPPVFCHLIEKIPSIHSVLIFVSMKHLPIPSVDMSERFLFRQVDREDYKVFQCVARYGYRDPFEEAKDFVDKLVEHLQYYIRDVNLYGVGCEPMMKQSSSYRSSHAESFGSYEKTKVKAVYAEEMFTPAESFSEHTRQASGKSKHFMQFQGDKMNIVEMLKIQQEQQAVLEEMSKGVVYIFGESEVVARPHSSLIKKIAVNYLYSFLRKNSRNGEKMLSIPRRQILKVGISYEI from the exons ATGGCGGCCCAACAAGCAGCTGACAGCAGAGGAAGTAGGGAAGAGATCATCATCGTGGACCTCGAGAGCGATGAGGCCGCCGTCGACGACGACGTGCCGGCGACCATGCAGCGGCAGGATTCCCTGTACATGGCCGCAACAAGAGCCGCCGGCGCGAACCACCACGGACAG GATGGCTGGGGGACGACGCTGCGGCTGGCGTTCCAGTGCGTGGGGATCCTGTACGGCGACATTGGCACGTCGCCGCTGTTCGTGTACTCGAGCACGTTCCGGGACGGCGTCGGCCACCCGGACGACCTGCTCGGGGCGCTCTCCCTCATCATCTACAGCTTCCTCCTCTTCACCGTCATCAAGTACGTCTACATCGCCCTACGAGCCAACGACGACGGTGATG GTGGAACTTTCGCGCTCTACACTCTCATCTCGCGCCACGCCAAGGTGAGCCTGATCCCGAACCAGCAGGTTGAAGACGAGCTCGTCTCCAAGTACAACCGCGACAAACCGCCGGCGACGCTCCGGAGAGCGGAGTGGATGAAGGAGCTGCTCGAGACGAACAAGACTGTAAAGATTTCCCTCTTCCTCATCACCATGCTCGCCACCGCCATGGTTATCAGCGACGCTATTCTGACTCCTGCAATTTCAG TTCTCTCTGCTGTTGGTGGTCTAAAAGAAAAGGCGTCTTTTCTTACAACAG ATGAGATAGTCTGGATCACCGTGGGAATTTTGGTGGTGCTGTTCGCAATCCAGAGGTTCGGGACAGACAAAGTCGGTTACTTGTTTGCGCCGATCATCCTCCTCTGGCTGCTCCTCATTGCAGGCGTTGGGTTATACAACCTGATAAAGTATGATACCGGTGCTCTCAGGGCATTCAATATGAAATACATCATCGACTATTTTAGAAGGAACAAGAAAAAAGGATGGGTCTCCCTTGGAGGCATACTCCTTTGTTTCACAG GCACAGAAGCTCTTTTTGCTGATCTAGGATACTTCAGCATCAAATCAATCCAG CTAAGCTTTGGCTTCGGTTTAGTCCCGTCAGTATTGCTTGCTTACATTGGGCAAGCAGCATACTTGAGAGTACACCCCGAGGATGTGGCTAACACTTTCTACAGATCAACTCCAA TCTCGTTGTTCTGGCCAACGTTCATTCTTGCACTAGCTGCATCGATCATTGGAAGCCAAGCCATGATCTCCTGCGCCTTCGCAACAATTTCACATTCCCAGACACTTGGTTGCTTTCCAAGGGTAAAGATACTGCACACCTCAAGGCAATACTCGGGCCAATTATATATCCCTGAAGTAAACTACTTGCTGTGCTTGGGCGCTTGCCTTGTCACAATTGGCTTCAGGACAACCGTCATCATTGGGGAAGCTCATG GTATATGTGTTGTTCTTGTTATGATTGTCACAACCCTATTGTTGACAATCGTGATGCTCCTAGTATGGAAGATCAGTATCTGGTGGATTGTTGCGTTCTTTGTTGTTTTTATGTCATCTGAGTCAATTTATCTATCTGCTATCCTATATCGATTTGCGCATGGGGCATATGTGCCTGTGGCAATGTCAGCATTCCTGATGGTGGTGATGATTGTATGGCATTATGTGCATGTGAAGAAATACAACTTTGAGCTCGAGCATTCTGTGCCCCGTGACAAAGTGAAAGAACTCCTTGAGTGCTGTGACATACAGAGAGTACCAGGGATTGGCCTCTTCTATACTGAGTTGGTTCAAGGCATACCCCCAGTGTTCTGTCATCTCATCGAGAAGATCCCTTCCATCCATTCAGTGCTCATTTTCGTCTCAATGAAGCACTTGCCAATTCCATCTGTCGACATGTCAGAACGCTTTCTCTTTAGACAGGTAGACAGAGAAGATTATAAGGTATTCCAATGTGTGGCACGGTATGGGTACCGAGACCCCTTTGAGGAGGCCAAGGACTTTGTTGATAAACTTGTAGAGCATCTCCAGTACTACATCCGGGATGTCAACCTCTATGGTGTGGGTTGTGAGCCTATGATGAAGCAGTCCTCCAGCTACCGCAGTTCTCACGCTGAGAGCTTTGGTAGCTATGAAAAAACCAAAGTAAAGGCAGTCTATGCTGAGGAGATGTTCACACCAGCAGAGTCGTTCTCAGAGCACACAAGGCAAGCTAGTGGAAAGAGCAAGCATTTTATGCAATTTCAG GGAGACAAAATGAATATAGTAGAGATGCTGAAGATTCAGCAGGAGCAACAGGCTGTCCTTGAAGAGATGAGTAAAGGTGTGGTGTACATATTTGGAGAGAGTGAGGTGGTGGCAAGACCCCATTCCTCACTCATTAAGAAGATAGCTGTCAACTACCTATACTCTTTTCTTAgaaagaactcgagaaatggtGAGAAGATGCTGTCAATACCCCGTCGCCAGATCCTAAAGGTCGGAATCTCATATGAAATCTAA